A portion of the Lolium rigidum isolate FL_2022 chromosome 1, APGP_CSIRO_Lrig_0.1, whole genome shotgun sequence genome contains these proteins:
- the LOC124683363 gene encoding probable E3 ubiquitin-protein ligase ATL44 codes for MSSPSSLPDTSDADVSDGPGPASSNFTLMYIIIAVAIAVVLYFAVGYGRSLLSQWRARHGDGSLPATNLGMSMDDIAALPTFTYRARAAPTPSPQGNWGGKRRSGSKGRAAAASVECVVCLQELEDGDVVRVLPACRHFFHVSCIDAWLCAHSSCPVCRAHPEPERARPGEAAMSPPLPQLRRCDVSPERPTATRIFADILARSPLRIGGSTVGSNERVVSRSPSPAPMVRDYVLSRSPSRTPLTHGMVDEGCSLSQSPPQMLEVVVVRSPSPMRFGLQPTTTCVGVLESTDASMSASPSPPATFFTEESSSKLSPEVP; via the coding sequence ATGTCGTCGCCCTCGTCATTGCCTGACACTTCCGACGCCGACGTTTCTGATGGCCCCGGGCCGGCCAGCTCCAACTTCACGCTGATGTacatcatcatcgccgtcgccatcgccgtcgtgcTGTACTTCGCCGTCGGCTACGGCAGGTCGCTCCTGTCCCAGTGGCGCGCTCGTCACGGCGACGGCTCGCTTCCTGCCACCAACCTCGGGATGAGCATGGACGACATCGCCGCGCTCCCCACGTTCACGTACAGGGCGCGAGCGGCGCCGACGCCGTCGCCCCAGGGAAACTGGGgcgggaagaggaggagcggcagcaaggggagggcggcggcggcgtcggtggagTGCGTGGTATGCTTGCAGGAGCTGGAGGACGGCGACGTGGTGCGCGTGCTGCCGGCGTGCAGGCACTTCTTCCATGTCAGCTGCATCGACGCCTGGCTGTGCGCACACTCGTCGTGCCCAGTGTGCCGCGCACACCCCGAGCCGGAGCGAGCGCGCCCCGGTGAGGCTGCCATGTCGCCACCGTTGCCGCAGCTGCGTCGCTGCGACGTGTCGCCCGAGCGGCCTACGGCGACGAGAATCTTCGCGGACATCTTGGCTCGATCGCCGCTGAGGATCGGAGGCTCGACGGTCGGGTCGAATGAGAGGGTCGTGTCCAGGTCGCCGTCACCGGCACCCATGGTGCGTGACTACGTCCTGTCGAGGTCTCCGTCGCGGACGCCGCTGACGCATGGGATGGTGGACGAAGGGTGTTCGTTGTCGCAGTCGCCACCCCAGATGCTGGAGGTTGTGGTGGTTCGGTCGCCTTCTCCGATGAGGTTCGGCCTTCAGCCTACGACGACGTGCGTTGGCGTGTTGGAAAGCACAGATGCAAGTATGTCGGCATCGCCATCCCCGCCGGCGACATTTTTTACAGAGGAGTCGTCTTCTAAATTGTCACCGGAAGTGCCATAG